In the Pongo abelii isolate AG06213 chromosome 9, NHGRI_mPonAbe1-v2.0_pri, whole genome shotgun sequence genome, gcaaaacaaaaatcccaTTTCTCCATTAGCCTACCCAACACAGGATGGCATAACTTCAGTAAGTAGAGAATGGAAACATTACAGGCAGAGAGAATGACATAAATAAAAGGCTGGGCGACGGTGTGAAAGCtatcagaatcaaaatggagtgaGTCACTTGGGTTAAAAATCCCAACAAACAGAGCTAGGGAGGGCCACGAAGAGAGAGTTCTTGTGCACAAATACTTAATAACAAGAACTATCACAAAAGACAGCAAAAAACACAGCCTTGCACAAAGGCCACTGcaaccttacacaaaaaaatacttctggctgggcaaggtggctcacgcctgtaatcccagcactttggaggctgaggcaggaggatcacctaaggtcaggagttcaacaccagcctggccaacatggcgaaaccccgtctctactgaaaatacaaaaattagccgggcatggtagtgcatgcctgtaatcccagctacttgggaggctgaggcaggagaattgcttgaacccagggggtggaggttgcagtgagctgagatcgcgccattgcactccagcctgggtgacagagcgacgagactctctcaaaaaaaaaacaaaaacaaaaaaaaatttctgcaaGGCCATCTGTCCAACAACTGCTTGTCCGATCTTGAACTGGCACCACCCATGTTATTCatccttgtagccaaggataactatctcaaaacaattatgtaatactcatttttcctttcctttatttctttttattattttttttttgagatggagtctcactctgtcacctaggctggagtgcagtggcgtgatctcagctcactgcaacctccgcctcctaagttcaagcaagtctcctacctcagcctctcaagtagctgggactacaggcacacgccatcacacccggctaatttttgtattttttgcagagacgggtttcaccatgttgtccaggcttgtctcaaactcctgactccagGTGATCTAcgcgccttagcctcccaaagtgctgggattacaggcatgagccaccgtgcctggtccatttttctgttaaaaatctCTGTCTTCTTTTACCTCCCTGATAAGCACATAGTCTATACCCATTCCCGAATAAATATCCTTTTCTTTTAGAgtctgttatttaggttgacataAGATAGCACCAGTCTTTGGTTTTCCATGGTGCAGGGTACAGACGGGATGGAAAGGAAGCTCAGGTACTCTGAATGGTCTGCCTCTCTTAGGATTTCTGTGGGATTCAAAAGAGTACGTGTACACTTCTGAAAAGTCAATCAAGCCTTTAGAAATTTAAAGCTTAACTTTCTGTCTCGGTTTTAGAAATAGATATTATTACATTGGCAGCGTGGTCTTGTTTGTGCCTCCATGATTGCCTGGCTGGCCTTGCTAACCTAATCACATCTGTGATAGGATATAGTGGTATTTAATCTTATGATTGCCTTAAGAATTAAGGCAAtcagccgggcaaggtggctcacgcctgtaatcccagcactttgggaggccgaggcggtcaaatcacgaggtcaggagatcgagaccatcctggctaacaaggtgaaaccccgtctctactaaaaatacaaaaaattagacgggcgtggtggcaggcgcctgtagtcccagctattcgggaggctgaggcaggaggatggcgtgaatccgggaggcggagcttgcagtgagccgagatggcgctactgcactccaccctgggcgacagagcgagactccgtctcaaaaaaaaaaaaaaaagaattgaggcaATCATAATTCCCCACGCACACTCATATGCTAGGACCCCGCCCCTTATCTGAAACGTTGTGGATTATACAGAcactgccaggcactgtgttaagtgctCCCAAAGAGCACCCCAGTCTACCATTTTCCCTCTCGATTCTGTATCTACACTCGAGACCAAGTTCTCCTGATCGAAAACGGCAAAACTAAGGCCCCAAGTAGGAATGCCTTAGTTTTCGGGGTTAACAATGATTAATACTGAGCCTCACACCCACGCGATGCCCTCAGCTTCTCGCTCAGCGCTCTCACCAACAGCCGTAGCCCGCAGCCCCGCTGGACACCGGTTCTCCATCCCCGCAGCGTAGCCCGGAACATGGTAGCTGCCATCTTTACCTGCTACGCCAGCCTTCTGTGCGCGCAACTGTCTGGTCCCGCCCCGTCCTGCGCGAGCTGCCTGCCCAGGCAGGTTCGCCTGTGCGAGCGTAAAGGGGCGGAGCTAGGACCGCCTTGGGCGGTACAAATAGCAGGGAACCGCGCGGTCGCTCAGCAGTGACGTGACACGCAGCCCACGGTCTGTACGGACGCGTCCTCGCTTCTTCCTCTTTCTCGACTCCATCTTCGCGGTAGCGGCAGCCGGGACCGCGGTTCAGGTAAGAATGGGGCCTTGGTTGGATCCGAAGGGCTTGTAGCAGGTTGGCTGCGGGGTCAGAAGGCGCGGGGGGAACTGAAGAACGGGGCCTGCTCTGTGGCCCTGCTCCAGTCCCTATGTGAACTCCTTGGGAGGCCTGGCCTTCCCCACGTGAGCCGCCGCGACCACCTCCATCCCGTCGCGATCGTTTCTGGACCGCTTTTCCTTCCCAAACCTCCTTTATCTCAGAGCATTTCTTGGCTTCTCTTACAAGTCGTCTTTCTTTCCTCAGTCGCCAATATGCAGCTCTTTGTCCGCGCCCAGAAGCTACACACCCTCGAGGTGACCGGCCAGGAAACGGTCGCCCAAATCAAGGTAAGGCTGCTTGGTGCGCCCTGGGTTCCATTTTCTTGTGCTCTTCACTTTCGCGGCTCGAGGGAACGCTTACGAGCCTTATGTTTCCCTGTAGGCTCATGTAGCCTCACTGGAGGGCATTGCCCCGGAAGATCAAGTCGTGCTCCTGGCAGGCGCGCCCCTGGAGGATGAGGCCACTCTGGGCCAGTGCGGGGTGGAGGCCCTGACTACCCTGGAAGTAGCAGGCCGCATGCTTGGAGGTGAGTGAGAGAGGAATGTTCTTTGAACTACCGATAAGCGTCTAGTGGGTGTGGGGTGCATAGTCCTGACAGCTGAGTGTCACACCTATGGTAATAGAGTACTTCTCACTGTCCTCAGTTCAGAGTGATTCTTCCTGTTTACATCCCTCATGTTGAACACAGACGTCCATGGGAGACTGAGCCAGAGTGTAGTTGTATTTCAGTCACATCACGAGATCCTAGTCTGGTTATCAGCTTCCACGCTAAAATTAGGTCAGACCAGGGCCCCCAAAGTGCTCTATAAAGTTAGAAGCTGGAAGATCCTGAAATGAAACTTAAGATTTCAGGGTCAAATATCTGCAACTTTGTTCTCATTACCTATTGGGCCCAGCTTCTCTTTAAAGGCATGAATTGAGAAAAGAGGGGTTCTGCTGGGTGGCACCTTCTTGCTCTTACCTGCTGGTGCTTTCCTTTCCCACTACAGGTAAAGTCCATGGTTCCCTGGCCCGTGCTGGAAAAGTGAGAGGTCAGACCCCTAAGGTGAGTGAGAGTATTAGTGGTCATGGTGTTTGGACTTTGTCTTTTCCTGTCACAGCTAAACCAAGTCCCTGGGCTCTTACTCGATTTGCCTTCTCCCTCCCTGGAGATGAGCTTGAGGGAAGGGATGCTGGGTGTGGAAGATATGAACCAGGGCCTGATTAACCCTCCTTTCTCCAGGTGGCCAaacaggagaagaagaagaagaagacaggtCGGGCTAAGCGGCGGATGCAGTACAACCGGCGCTTTGTCAACGTTGTGCCCACCTTTGGCAAGAAGAAGGGCCCCAATGCCAACTCTTAAGTCCTTTGTAATTCTGGCTTTCTCTAATAAAAAAGCCACTTAGTTCAGTCATCGCATTGTTTCATCTTTATTTGCAAGGCCTCGGGGAGAGGTGTGGCTTCTCGGGTTGGTGGTATGTCCCCTAGGAGAACAGTGAGGCAGAAAAGGCAGAAGCCCTTGGTATGGGGGGAAGAAATGGTAAACTACAAGAGAAATTTCCTGTGAAGAAACAGTAGCTACAGATCCTGGGGCTTCAGATGTAAAATTGGGGCTATTCCCTATCCTAAGTAACTTGATCAGTCCCCCCAAgtcattctttttcatcttctaaACAGAGAAGGTAGCAGGAATCACTGTGGTGAGAGGTTTGTTATGGAGGCAGCAATAGAAGGGATGGGTGGGGGAAGAGGTTTGTATGGAAGGTGAACCTAGCCATTCCCTGAACTTGGTACCAGCTGTGGCCTTAGAGTCCAGGGCAGGAATCTGGTCTGCCTCGGTTTTAGAAATAAATACTATGTTGGGAGCATGGCCTCGTTTGTACCTCTGTGATTGCCTGGCTGGACTTGGTAACCTAATCACATCTGTGGTTGGATATAGTGAGGTTTCAGTGTTCCCAAAAGTTGGATTACCTCTGGGGCTGATTCAGGGTTCCCTTCTAGCAACTGAGCCTCCCAGCACTTCTGAACCCCACTTATTCATTCAGCTAAAGTTTCTGGACCTGCCACTTCTTGAGAAATAGCATCCAACAGGGTAAAGCCCTTGGGCTGTGGACTTTGACTGCCTGAGTTTggaccttctttttcttcctactcCATTTACTGGGTGGCTGGCCTTTGAACTAACTACTAATTTAATCTCTGCCATCTCCAGAGCTGCTGTGAGGGTTAAAGGATGTAGATCAACATCTGGCTTACAGTAAGTGTGTGAATCTTGGCTATTTTTATCTTTGTGGTGGTAAAGACATGCTTTCTGCCTTCTAGCAGTTTAGAAAGGGGGAGGATGTGGACAGATACAATAGCATCCCAGAGAgggcctctttttttgtttttcttttttctttatttcattttattttattgagacagtctcgcactgtcgccaggctggagtgcagtggcgcaatcccagctcactgcaacctcagcctcccgagttcacgccattctcctgcctcagccccctgagtagctgggactacaggcatgtgccaccatgcccagctaatttttgtatttttagtagacatggggtttccccatgttagccaggatggtcttaatctcttgacctcgtgatcgcccaccacagcctcccaaagtgctgggattacaggtatgagccacagtgccgggccttttcttttttctttttgagacaaggtctctctgtcatccaggctggagtgcagttgcacaatcatggctcactgcagccgccaactcctgggcccaggtgatcctactcagcctcccaagtagctgaggactataggcatgcaccaccacacctggctaattttttgtacttttttgtagagacagggttttgctatgttgcccaggctggtcttgaactgggctaaagtgatccgcccaccttggcctcccaaagtgctgagattacaggcgtcagccactgtgcccagccgagagGGCCTGTTTAAATGACGTGTGAGACCTGAGATGAACCAGGCAAGTGATCAGGTAGGGGAATATTTCAAGCCAAGAGGACTGTATGAAGATGGGGAAGAGGTGATGTCTAGGGATGGGGGCAGATCCTGGAAGGCCTTGTCAGCCATGGAGAGGAGTTTGGGTTTGAGTCCAAGTGCAATGGAGGGTTGCACAAGGGTTTTGAGTAAGAGATGGATCTCATCTGACTTGTAATCCAATTTCTCTGGCAGGTTTTTCTAGAGGGCTGGCAAAAAAGTTAGGAAAAACACTTAATATGTTGTCATCCACATGAGGGGTCAGGAGCTTAGACCACCAGTAGTAGCAGGGATGCAAAGAACACTCACAGTTTGGTTCATCACACCCCCCACTCCACCACAAGAGTGAGCTCTATTAGGACAAGGGACCTCCGGCTCCCTTTGATGTGCATTGTGTTCTTGGCACCTAGAATGGGGCCTGCACTTAATAAGATGGATGAATAGTGGTATTTAATGAGAAGATATTTAATGAAGAGGCagttttagaggaaaaaaatcaaataggagCTCAGTTATTTCTTAAATGCTgctttctatttatctttttgaggtggagtttctctctgtggcccaggcttcCAGGCTGGAGAACggcggcgcgatcttggctcactgcaacctccacctcccgggttcaagcgattcccctgcctcagcctccggagtagctgggactacaagcacccgtcccccacgcccagctagttttgtattcttagtagagacggggtttctccatgttggtcaggctggtctcaaactcctgacctcaggtcatctgcccgcctcggcctcccagaatgctgggattaccggcgtgagccaccgtacctggccctaACTGTCCTTTTATTTGTCTGTGTCCCCTAGTGCATTTTATTTGTGTCCAGCGCAGGGATGCATCGCCTCCCGTAGGCTTGGCACAATTAGTGGCCCAGGGTAGGTGCCTAGTAAAGATGGATTTCTGCCGCAGCACGTTATAGTGCTAAAGAGAGTTTTCTCTTTAGATGATCGGGCCACGTTTTGGTGTGACCACTAGGGGGAGACGTGGCACCGGCGGAGCGCTCGCTAGACCCATTTTTCCGCTCCTTGCGTCATCGCACAGGGCGGGGCTCGTACCTTACGCCCGGCTTCCGGGCCTGCTCTCGCCCTACTAGGGAAAGGGGTGGGGCTCGGCTTTCGGGCGTGGGCCGAAATTGCCGAGAATCCTCGGGAGCTTTGCGAAAAGACAGCGCGCCGTCGGCCCCGCGGCGAACCGGAAGTAATCGAAGAAGCCCCGGAAATTTCGAACTACCACCGGCGTGCGTTCGCAGGTAGATCGCGGTGCCAGTTGCCATGGAGCCGGCGGGGCCCTGTGGCTTCTGCCCGGCGGCGGAGGCCCAGCCAGCGCGTTACACCTGCCCTCGCTGTAATGCGCCCTACTGCTCGCTGCGCTGCTACCGGACGCATGGCACCTGCGCAGAAAACTTCTACCGTGACCAGGTGCTGGGAGAGCTCCGCGGTCGCAGCGCCTCGCCTAGCCGCCTAGCAAGCGCCCTACGCCGGCTGCGTCAGCAACGCGAGACCGAGGACGAGCCTGGGGAAGCAGGTCTCAGCCCCGGCCCGGCGCCCGGCGGCCTCTCGGGACTCTGGGAGCGGCTGGCGCCGGGTGAAAAAGCTGCCTTCGAGCGGCTGCTGAGCCGCGGTGAGGCCGGGCGGCTGCTGCCTCCATGGCGGCCGTGGTGGTGGAACCGCGGAGCCGGACCGCGGCTTCTGGAGGAGCTGGATAATGCCCCGGGTAGTGACGCCACGGAGTTGGAGCCCGCCCCTGCGAGGACCCCGCCGGAATCTGTGAAAGATGCCTCCGCCGCGGAGCCCGCGGCCGCCGAGCGGGTTCTTGGAGATGTCTCGAGGGCCTGCACGCCCGTCGTACCCACCCGCATCCCCGCGCTAGTCAGCCTGAGCCGCGGCCCAGTCTCGCCGCTCGTGCGCTTCCAGCTGCCCAATGTGCTGTTCGCCTACGCGCATACTCTCGCCCTGTATCACGGCGGTGACGACGCGCTGCTCTCTGACTTCTGTGCCACACTGCTCGGCGTTTCCGGAGCCCTGGGTGCCCAGCAAGTCTTCGCCTCTGCGGAAGAAGCCCTGCAGGCCGCAGCCCACGTGCTGGAAGCAGGCGAGCACCCGCCAGGGCCCCTGGGCACACGAGGGGCTATGCACGAGGTCGCCCGCATCCTGCTGGGCGAGGGCCCGACCAACCAGAAAGGCTACACGCTGGCAGCACTGGGGGACCTGGCACAGACCCTGGGCCGTGCCCGGAAACAGGCCGTGGCTAGAGAAGAGCGAGATCATCTTTACCGGGCCCGGAAAAAGTGCCAGTTCCTCCTGGCCTGGACCAACGAAAATGAGGCGGCCCTCACACCCCTGGCTCTAGACTGCGCCAGGGCTCACCAAGCCCATGCTGTGGCAGCCGAGGAGGTGGCCGTCCTCACTGGGGAGCTGGAGCGGCTTTGGGGAGGCCCCGTGCCACCTGCCCCAAGGACTCTGATTGAGGAGCTCTCTGGCTGAACGGGGTTACCCTGGTCATTAATAAAGCTGTGACTGGTCAACCCTGTTGCCTGTTTCTGAGGGATAGCTATTGTCCCACCAGACCCCAGATTCCTGGGTCCACAAGCCACTGCTCAGCTTCTCCCTGATCAGTGCTGACCCAGCCAGTCCTAGGGGAGAGAAGTGCACCAAGGGTTCCCAATGTTTATCCAAAGGAGGAAGAGCATCTCCGATTTTGGTCactggtttcatttttttccttgctcTAAACCACCTCTTCTTTGAGGCTGTTCATGCTCAGGGCTGGGTGGGGTGCAAGCCCTTGAGTCCCAAGTGTGTCCAGGCTCCTGGTCCTGGGTGTGCTGGTGGATGAGTGGGCACATGCCCCCACCTGGGGTGGTGGAGCCGCTTCAGTAGATGTAGGGCATGATGCGGTAAGGCACACGCCGGCAGTACTCCTGCCAGGCCAGGCCGTACTTCTGCAGGCACTGCCGCTCATCCCGGGCCTCACGGTGCACCAGCAGCGCGGTGAAGTAGAGGAGGTAGAAGTAGGGCAGCAGGTGTGACACCCCTGTAGAGAAAGAGGCTCTGTGACCACCCTGCCAGCCCCCTCCCCCTCTCAGTTCACAAACGTTTCCACACCTCATGGCTCATGTGGGCATCAGGGCTCAGCAGCAAAAGCTCCAGGGTCTGCAGCAAAGCACACGGTACTAGGTTGGCACAGAGGTGTGCCCCAGCCACACACTGGGTCCATCCCCAGCTCTCTGACTACTCTCACGGGTGCATACCCAAAGTAGGCATCCTGTGGTCGCTGAGCCACCTCTTCTCCTCACATGTCCCTAACCCATGTCCACATGGGCCACTCACCGCAGGGCAATGACCAAGCCAGAGCCATGATGAGGTCTCCAAGGTAGTTGGGATGGCGGACCATACCCCACCACCCAGACACCAGCAGTTTCCGCCCTGTGGCTGTAGAGATGGTCTCAAGCCCTGGGGAAAGAGAGCAGAGTGGGGAGTTACAGGAAGCCCAGCTGCCCCACCTCACCCATGGCCCTAGAGACCCAGCTTACCAGCCACTCTGGGGTCAGAAGGATTCTTTCGGAAAGTGTTTTTCTGGGAATTCGCCCCACGGAAGATGTAGTAACCAATAGCTGGTGAGAGAGTGTGAACCGGTGGTCAAGGTCAAGGGTTGCAGCCTCCTGCCTGACCCCGACCATCTGCCCAACTTGTCTGCAGCCCAGActctgcctggacacccaggaCCCTGCCCTGGCTTTAGAGAACCCGGGGGTTAGCACCtatgtggtggtgtgtgtaaACAGAGCATGAATCAAAGGGAGAGGGGGAAGATGGACCTAGCCTGCTGCCCCTTCCTGACTGACCATTGATGAGGCAGATGACGGAGGCCATGGGCAATCCCAGGGGCTGCGGGTGGTGCAGCAGGAACTGGGCCTGCAGGCTGTAGGTGAAGGGCACCCAGGCTATGTCCCCAAACGCCAGCATGAAGCCAAACCCGTCATGTGTGATATCCATGGTGGTGAGGATGGCCTCCTGCAGGGACAAGACCCAGACGCACTGGCTTAGTCCCCATGCAGCCCTCAGACACCCACTCTCGTCCAGTCCAGCCTCACCTCATGCCAGAGGGCATCACCCACGTAGAGTAACTGGAAGCCATTGACCAGCCACATGGCCAGTGAGGGACTGCCCCGAAGCTCTGCCTCCTTCATCAACAGGGCCATGTTGATGAGGACCTGGGGGAGTGGGAACAAGGCAATAGTCTCCACAGAAGTGGCAGCCCTGGGCAGAGCAGTGGCCAGCCTCTGCCCTTCTCAACTGTCAGTTACACTCCAGCTCTTTGTTAAGTGGATCCAGGCCCTGGACCCAAGGACAGAGACTGTGTACAGGGAGGTGCCTGCAGCCTGTTTCTTCTTGCCTTGTCTGTCCTAAGCCCTTTTGGGCTGAGGCTTCAGAGCTCAAACAGACCTGTTTTCAAATCTCAGCATCATCACTTGGGCAGGTTGCTTGCCCTCTCCACAGCCTACTTTCCCCCACCCCTGTGTTAAACATGGGGATAATCATGGGCCTGTCATGACTCAATGGCATCATCGTGTTTGAAGCCCTCCATAGCGTCCCTGGCAAGTGGTACGTGCTCAGTGGTGGCTAGCCGGAGCAAGCCTGTGCTGGGCGCCTGCATTTGACACTGAGCTCTGTTCTATCATGAAGATTACCTCTTCTAATCTTCCCAGTAATCTTAGGAGAAAGCTTTAATTTtatcccatttcatagatgaggaagtGGCCTCAGATGTGCCTGTCATCAGGCCAGGACCCAGATCTAGGGTGGGCACCTGGACTCCTGCCTCGGGTAAGATAATTTCCAGGGCGACAGGAGAGGCCTTGCCCAAGAGTTTCTTTGGGTAATCTTGGCCACAGAACCAGAGATCACAGTTGGAATGTTGTCAAGGCCACTAGTGACGGGTTAAGTTGCTAAACCCAGCGATCAATTTCAGGTTCTGCACTGCCTTGACCATCAAGCAGCATGGGGTCACTCCCTGGAAATAGATTCTGTGTTTGACTGCTGTTGAGAATTGCACGTGCTCTCCTAACGTCATCCCTGACatgctgtatatattttattttttgtctctttccCACCAGAATGTAGGCTCTCTGTGGCAAAGATGTTTTTCTTGCCtctaactttatttttgtctCCCAGTACCTAGAGCAGTGCCTAGGGCACAGGTGGATTTATCAAATGTTTGTGGAATATGAATGATTAATGATTCGCATCTGCGCAGTTCTGGCCCTCACCTGCCCAAGCGCTGCTCACCCACCCTAACCCTCCCCCTGGCCTGAGGCCAGCTCAGTCAAGCCCAACATACCCAGCCGATGAGGCCAGGTCGCAGTTCACAGAAATATTTGAAGTCGAAGAAACAGATACGAGGGTTGAGCTCCCGTCCCAGAAAAAAGTCGTAAATCGGATTGCCTGGAGAATATTGGAGAGTGAATGTACAGGCAGACTCCCCgatctgcctccatctccacccCGGGACCCCTCTCACCTGAGTTGCCCCCAGGTGCCAGGGCCGAAACTGGGGCTACCT is a window encoding:
- the FAU gene encoding ubiquitin-like protein fubi and ribosomal protein S30 precursor, translating into MQLFVRAQKLHTLEVTGQETVAQIKAHVASLEGIAPEDQVVLLAGAPLEDEATLGQCGVEALTTLEVAGRMLGGKVHGSLARAGKVRGQTPKVAKQEKKKKKTGRAKRRMQYNRRFVNVVPTFGKKKGPNANS
- the ZNHIT2 gene encoding zinc finger HIT domain-containing protein 2, producing the protein MEPAGPCGFCPAAEAQPARYTCPRCNAPYCSLRCYRTHGTCAENFYRDQVLGELRGRSASPSRLASALRRLRQQRETEDEPGEAGLSPGPAPGGLSGLWERLAPGEKAAFERLLSRGEAGRLLPPWRPWWWNRGAGPRLLEELDNAPGSDATELEPAPARTPPESVKDASAAEPAAAERVLGDVSRACTPVVPTRIPALVSLSRGPVSPLVRFQLPNVLFAYAHTLALYHGGDDALLSDFCATLLGVSGALGAQQVFASAEEALQAAAHVLEAGEHPPGPLGTRGAMHEVARILLGEGPTNQKGYTLAALGDLAQTLGRARKQAVAREERDHLYRARKKCQFLLAWTNENEAALTPLALDCARAHQAHAVAAEEVAVLTGELERLWGGPVPPAPRTLIEELSG
- the TM7SF2 gene encoding delta(14)-sterol reductase TM7SF2 isoform X2, whose amino-acid sequence is MAPTQGPRAPLEFGGPLGAAALLLLLPATMFHLLLAARSGPARLLGPPAYLPGLEALWSPRALLLWLAWLGLQAALYLLPARKVAEGQELKDESRLRYPINGFQALVLTALLVGLGMSAGLPLGALPEMLLPLAFVATLTAFIFSLFLYMKAQVAPVSALAPGGNSGNPIYDFFLGRELNPRICFFDFKYFCELRPGLIGWVLINMALLMKEAELRGSPSLAMWLVNGFQLLYVGDALWHEEAILTTMDITHDGFGFMLAFGDIAWVPFTYSLQAQFLLHHPQPLGLPMASVICLINAIGYYIFRGANSQKNTFRKNPSDPRVAGLETISTATGRKLLVSGWWGMVRHPNYLGDLIMALAWSLPCGVSHLLPYFYLLYFTALLVHREARDERQCLQKYGLAWQEYCRRVPYRIMPYIY
- the TM7SF2 gene encoding delta(14)-sterol reductase TM7SF2 isoform X3, whose product is MAPTQGPRAPLEFGGPLGAAALLLLLPATMFHLLLAARSGPARLLGPPAYLPGLEALWSPRALLLWLAWLGLQAALYLLPARKVAEGQELKDESRLRYPINGFQALVLTALLVGLGMSAGLPLGALPEMLLPLAFVATLTAFIFSLFLYMKAQVAPVSALAPGGNSGNPIYDFFLGRELNPRICFFDFKYFCELRPGLIGWEAILTTMDITHDGFGFMLAFGDIAWVPFTYSLQAQFLLHHPQPLGLPMASVICLINAIGYYIFRGANSQKNTFRKNPSDPRVAGLETISTATGRKLLVSGWWGMVRHPNYLGDLIMALAWSLPCGVSHLLPYFYLLYFTALLVHREARDERQCLQKYGLAWQEYCRRVPYRIMPYIY
- the TM7SF2 gene encoding delta(14)-sterol reductase TM7SF2 isoform X1; the encoded protein is MAPTQGPRAPLEFGGPLGAAALLLLLPATMFHLLLAARSGPARLLGPPAYLPGLEALWSPRALLLWLAWLGLQAALYLLPARKVRAPLADARGREAKGLGEGEDAPGLIRAPLDPQVAEGQELKDESRLRYPINGFQALVLTALLVGLGMSAGLPLGALPEMLLPLAFVATLTAFIFSLFLYMKAQVAPVSALAPGGNSGNPIYDFFLGRELNPRICFFDFKYFCELRPGLIGWVLINMALLMKEAELRGSPSLAMWLVNGFQLLYVGDALWHEEAILTTMDITHDGFGFMLAFGDIAWVPFTYSLQAQFLLHHPQPLGLPMASVICLINAIGYYIFRGANSQKNTFRKNPSDPRVAGLETISTATGRKLLVSGWWGMVRHPNYLGDLIMALAWSLPCGVSHLLPYFYLLYFTALLVHREARDERQCLQKYGLAWQEYCRRVPYRIMPYIY